CGCGGGCCTCAATCTTGCGCAGCCCAAAGCGGGCCTCAATCTGGGCCGAGTAGCCGGTCTGGTCGATAAGCTGGGCCACCAGGCGGTAGCGATGGGGGTTTTCGGGGCACCAAACCTCGGCAGTCGGCACTTCCACTACGAGGCGCTGCTCGTGCTGGCCCTCGGCCAGGTTCATGGCAAAGTCAGAGCTGGCCAGCGGCGCTTCGCCGGGCGTAGCGTCGGGCTCGAACACCTGCAGGCGCACGGTATACGGCCCGGCATCGTGAATCCGCAGGCTCAGGTTAAAGCGCACCAGCTTGTCTTCCACCACGCTTACCACGCCTACCCGCGAGCGCAGGCGGTTGCGCTCAACCGACTCGAGCCACACCGAGCGCACGGCCCCGGTGTAGGTCTGGTACCAGATGCCCCCGCGCTTATAGACGTGCGACTCCTGCTTGCCGCGGGTTGTTTCGGCATCCATCGTGTCGGCAATGCGCACCGTGAGGCGGTTTACGAGGTGCAGTAAGTCTTCGGGCAGCTCGTAGGTAAAGGAAGTGTACTCGCCGTAGTGCACATCTTCGCCCTCAATAGTGCGCAGCAGGTGCCCGTTCAGCCACACCCGCGTTTCGTAGCCACAGGCCCCGAAGGTGAGCTGAATCAAGGAGCGCGGGCGGTCCTCGGCCACTTCGGGCAGCGGAAACTCGCGCTCGTACCAAGCTACTACCTTATCCTGCCAGCCAGCCGGGTTGTCGGAGGCGTGGGCCTGGGCAATGTGGGCCTCAATGGAGCCCGGCCACTGCGCGGTAAAGGTGTAGTCGTAGCCCTGGGCCCACTCTTCGGTGAGGCCAATATCGGCCGGGTCGAGGGCAAAGCGCCAGGTGCCATCGAGCAGAAAGTGCGTGCCAGGCCGCAGCACCGCCCGCGGCAGCGAGTTATCGGTTTCGGCGGTAGGGTTGGCTTCGGGAGGCGCCGAGAGCCCATAGTTGGCGGGGGTGAATTCGTCCATACGCAGGCATAACGGCCGGGGGCAGCTAATCGGGGTGTCGGCCGGGGCAAAGGTGAGGTTAAAACTATACGCAGTACACCAGGTAAAAGGGTGTACCTGCCAAGGTAAAAAAGTTGATTAACGGGGCATCGCCTACCTTTACTTTGTGCCCACGCCCAGTAATTCCGCCTTAGCTTTTCCCGAGTACGACGTTGCCATTGTGGGGGCCGGGCCCGCCGGAGCCGCCTGCGCGCTGGCGTTGCGCGGCTCCGGCCTGCGGGTAGCGCTGCTGGATAAAGCCACCTTTCCGCGCGATAAAGTCTGCGGCGATGCTATTCCGGGCCACGCGCTCAAGGCCTTGGGCCAGCTCGACCCGGCCTACGTGGACGCCCTGTGGCAGCTTGCGCCCCGCGACGAGGTGCGCCGCAGCCGGCTGGTGGCGCCCGGTGGCCATAGCTTTTACCTGCACTGGAAGCTGCGAACCTTCAACAGCCCCCGGCTGCACTTCGATGCGGCGCTGCTACAGCTGGTGCGGCAGCATACCGATGCGGTGGTGCTCGAAAACGCGACGCTGAAAGAGCTGAGTATACTGTCCGACCACGCCCGCCTGCAGCTGGCCGGCGGGGCCGACATCACGTGCCGGGTGGTGATAGGCTGCGACGGCGCTAACTCGGCCGTAGGCCGCCAGCTGCTGCCCGAGCCCCGCCTGGCCCGTGCTCACCACAGCGCCGGCGTGCGCGCCTACTTTGAAAATGTAGCCGATACCGAGGCCGGCACTACCGAGTTTTTTTTCAGTCGCAGCCATCTGGCGGGCTACCTCTGGCTGTTTCCGGTGGGCGAGGGGCGCTACAACGTGGGCCTGGGCATGCTGTCCGAGCTGGTTTCCAGGCATAAAATTGACCTTAAAAAGCTGCTGCTGGAAAACCTGGCCACCCACCCGGCCCTGGCCGGCCGCTTCCGGGCGGCGCGGCAGCTGGGGCCGATACGCGGGTTTGGGCTACCCATGGGGGGCGGGCGGCAGCGCCCGGCCAGCGGGGCGCGCTTTATGCTGTGCGGCGACGCGGCCTCGCTCATCGACCCCCTGCAGGGCCACGGCATCGACCTGGCCATTCGCAGCGGCATCCTGGCGGCGGCCCAGGCGGCGGCCTGCGTAGCCCAAAATGACTTTAGCGCGGCCTTCATGCACCAGTACGACGAGCAGCTGCAACGCCAGCTCGGGCCCCAGCTGGCCCACAGCTACCGGCTGATGCGCTTACTGGGCACCCGGCCCTGGCTCATGAACCTGGGCACGCGCCTGGCCCGGCTGCCCGGCATCAGCGCTTGGGTAAAGCGGCTGCTGGCTTAGGTGCTAATGCGTACTGGCGTGCCTGGCTTCAGCGAGCGCTACCACACGCGCTTTGGATGCAACTTGCAGACTTATGCGTCGCTTTCTTCTGTTTCTGCTTTGTGCCTTGCTGGGGCTGCTGGCAGTTGTGCTCGTCAATACTCTGCGCCTGCCCAACCACCAGCTCGCGCCCGTGCCGGCCGCGCCGGCCGTGGCCGTATCGCCCGATTCGGCGCTGGCTCACCTGGCCGGCGCGCTGCGGTTTGCTACCGTGTCGCGCACGGTATATAGTGAAACTGATACCTTGCCCTTCGGCCAGCTGCAGGCCTATTTGCGGCGCACGTTCCCGTTGGTGCATCAGCAGCTGAAGCTGCAAAAAGTCAACCGCTACGGCCTGCTTTACGAATGGACCGGCACCGACCCGGCCCTGAAGCCGCTGCTGCTGCTGGCGCACCAGGACGTAGTGCCCGTGCTGCCCGGTACCGACAGCCAATGGACGCGCCCGCCCTTTGCCGGGCAGCAGGCCGGCGGCTACCTCTACGGCCGCGGTGCCCTCGACGACAAGCTCAACGTCGTGGGCCAGCTCGAAGCGGTGGAGGCGCTGCTGCGTGCCAATTTCCGGCCCCGGCGCACGGTGCTGCTGGCTTTCGGCCACGACGAGGAAACCCAGGGCCGGCGCGGGGCCGCCGCCCTTGCGGCCGTGCTGCACCCGCTGCACCCGCAGCTCGAGCTGGTGCTCGACGAAGGCGGCCTCGTAAAAGCCGATGGCGTGGCCGGCCTCACCCAGCCAGTAGCGCTGGTGGGTGTAAGCGAGAAGGGCTACCTCAGCCTGGAGCTGTCGGCCACCGGCGCGGGCGGGCACTCGTCGATGCCCCCGGCGCTCACCAGCGTGGGGCGGGTGGCGGCGGCCGTGGCCCGGCTCGAAGCCCAGCCCTTTCCGGCCCGCCTCGATGGCGGCGTTAGCGGCTTGCTGGCCTACCTGGCCCCAGCCGTACCCTTCGGCAAGCGGCTGGTATTTGCCAATCAGTGGCTGTTTGGGTCGCTGATAAAAAACTCCCTGGCCGCGACGCCCTCCGGCAACGCCGCACTGCGCACCACTACGGCGCCTACTATATTTAAAGGCGGCGATAAAGACAATGTATTGCCCATTGTGGCCACAGCCACCGTCAATTTTCGCTTGTTGCCCGGCGATTCACCCCAGGCGGTTATTCAAAAAGTAAAGGAGCTTATCAACGACGCCGAAATCAGTGTGAAAACGCTGGGCGAGGGCCGCGCCGCCTCGCCCGTATCGGGCACCGACAACGCGGCTTTTTTAACGCTGCACCGCACCATCAAAAGCGTGTTTCCGCAGGCGCTGGTAGCTCCGTACGTGGTAGTAGGAGCCACTGACGCTCGCGCCTACGCCGCCCTTTGTCCGCAGGCTACCTACCGCTTCATGCCCGTATTAATGGACCAGGCTGCCATCGAAAGCCTGCACGGCACCAACGAGCGCCTGCGCCCGGCTGCTTACCAGCAGGTAGTGCGGTTTTACGCGGCACTCATTCGTAATATTCAATAAATTTAGTATAATAAATATATATTTAATTGCGTGCGGAGCGAGTCGTTTCCCGCCAGCCACCAACGGCTTCGCTCCGCTATACAGTCAAACATCCGTCGGCCCCGGCTTGTCCTACCGGCTCTACTACCCCAAACGCCATGTCTTTTACTTCCACGCAACCCACCGACCTACTACATGATGCCGCTCGCCGGGGCGACGTAGCCCAGCTCAAGCAACTGTTGCAAGACCCCCAGGTCGATATCAATGCCCAGAATGGCAAGGGCCACTCGGCTCTTATTCTGGCTACGTACGACGACCATATCGACGCGGCCAAAGTGCTGCTGGATGCTGGCGCTGCCCCCAACCTGCAGGATGCCAGCGGTAATTCGGCCCTGATGGGCGTCGCCTTCAAGGGCTACGCCGACATCGCCCGCCTGCTCATCGAGCGCGGGGCCGACCTCAACCTCACCAACGGCAACGGCGGCACGGCCCTCATGTTTGCCACGCTGTTTGGGCGAAATGAGCTGGTAAAGATTTTGCTCGAAGCCGGGGCCGACACCACCCGCAAAGACGTGCGCGGCCTCACCGCCCTGCACCTCGCCGGCCAGCAAGGCAACGAAGAAGCCTGGAAGCTGCTCGGCGGCGAAGAGCAGGAAGGCTAAGACCAATTTTAATATTAAAAAACTACTATGTTTTGCAATAGGGAATAGTAGCTCAGTCAGCTGCCAGCTAAAGTTCTCGTCGCGTGGGCTTTGCGAAGCCGCGCGTGGAAAGAGCCAACCCTTCCCACGCGCGGCCTCGCAAAGCCCACGCGACACTGCTTTACCAGCCGCGCTAAATCTGCCGCAGCAGCCCGCCATCGGCCCGCACCGAAGCACCCGAAGTAGCTGCCGCCAGCAGACTTACCAGGTAAGCCGCCGTGCTGGCAATCTCATCTACCGTGATAAAGCGCTGAAGCAGCGACGAGGGCCGGGCATCGCGGAAAAACTCGTGCTCAGCCTCTTCGCGGGTTTTTCCCGAGCCAGCCATCTTCTTCAGAAACTCCTCCACTCCCTCCGAGGCCGTGGGGCCGGGCAGCAGTGA
The sequence above is drawn from the Hymenobacter baengnokdamensis genome and encodes:
- a CDS encoding ankyrin repeat domain-containing protein → MSFTSTQPTDLLHDAARRGDVAQLKQLLQDPQVDINAQNGKGHSALILATYDDHIDAAKVLLDAGAAPNLQDASGNSALMGVAFKGYADIARLLIERGADLNLTNGNGGTALMFATLFGRNELVKILLEAGADTTRKDVRGLTALHLAGQQGNEEAWKLLGGEEQEG
- a CDS encoding SDR family oxidoreductase — translated: MGILFISSESAIQTPSEMIHYGMTKTAQLAVARGLAELTKGTQVTVNSLLPGPTASEGVEEFLKKMAGSGKTREEAEHEFFRDARPSSLLQRFITVDEIASTAAYLVSLLAAATSGASVRADGGLLRQI
- a CDS encoding sugar-binding domain-containing protein, giving the protein MDEFTPANYGLSAPPEANPTAETDNSLPRAVLRPGTHFLLDGTWRFALDPADIGLTEEWAQGYDYTFTAQWPGSIEAHIAQAHASDNPAGWQDKVVAWYEREFPLPEVAEDRPRSLIQLTFGACGYETRVWLNGHLLRTIEGEDVHYGEYTSFTYELPEDLLHLVNRLTVRIADTMDAETTRGKQESHVYKRGGIWYQTYTGAVRSVWLESVERNRLRSRVGVVSVVEDKLVRFNLSLRIHDAGPYTVRLQVFEPDATPGEAPLASSDFAMNLAEGQHEQRLVVEVPTAEVWCPENPHRYRLVAQLIDQTGYSAQIEARFGLRKIEARGRKVYLNNEPVYLDGILYQPGTATFAEMQRHMHAMKALGCNLVRVHIAGIDPRIYNLADELGLLLWVEVPSPHSSTPRSRQNHHAELLRMLTLIETHPSIIIWSLYNEDWGCQDIATNPETRQYITDTYHYMQIAHPQFLVVDNDGWHHISYTGRLKSDLLTAHLYTPDLGRWRELLDRLINGELVGTAAFPLVVGDPFFYRRQVPLLVSEWGGFGFSDYGGPADAEARTNSIRAFKEELRKRPIAGDVYTQATNIEDERNGLIGFHSGELEVPAGLLDSRGPDRGCESNPA
- a CDS encoding M20/M25/M40 family metallo-hydrolase; the encoded protein is MRRFLLFLLCALLGLLAVVLVNTLRLPNHQLAPVPAAPAVAVSPDSALAHLAGALRFATVSRTVYSETDTLPFGQLQAYLRRTFPLVHQQLKLQKVNRYGLLYEWTGTDPALKPLLLLAHQDVVPVLPGTDSQWTRPPFAGQQAGGYLYGRGALDDKLNVVGQLEAVEALLRANFRPRRTVLLAFGHDEETQGRRGAAALAAVLHPLHPQLELVLDEGGLVKADGVAGLTQPVALVGVSEKGYLSLELSATGAGGHSSMPPALTSVGRVAAAVARLEAQPFPARLDGGVSGLLAYLAPAVPFGKRLVFANQWLFGSLIKNSLAATPSGNAALRTTTAPTIFKGGDKDNVLPIVATATVNFRLLPGDSPQAVIQKVKELINDAEISVKTLGEGRAASPVSGTDNAAFLTLHRTIKSVFPQALVAPYVVVGATDARAYAALCPQATYRFMPVLMDQAAIESLHGTNERLRPAAYQQVVRFYAALIRNIQ
- a CDS encoding NAD(P)/FAD-dependent oxidoreductase translates to MPTPSNSALAFPEYDVAIVGAGPAGAACALALRGSGLRVALLDKATFPRDKVCGDAIPGHALKALGQLDPAYVDALWQLAPRDEVRRSRLVAPGGHSFYLHWKLRTFNSPRLHFDAALLQLVRQHTDAVVLENATLKELSILSDHARLQLAGGADITCRVVIGCDGANSAVGRQLLPEPRLARAHHSAGVRAYFENVADTEAGTTEFFFSRSHLAGYLWLFPVGEGRYNVGLGMLSELVSRHKIDLKKLLLENLATHPALAGRFRAARQLGPIRGFGLPMGGGRQRPASGARFMLCGDAASLIDPLQGHGIDLAIRSGILAAAQAAACVAQNDFSAAFMHQYDEQLQRQLGPQLAHSYRLMRLLGTRPWLMNLGTRLARLPGISAWVKRLLA